In Humulus lupulus chromosome 6, drHumLupu1.1, whole genome shotgun sequence, a single genomic region encodes these proteins:
- the LOC133782920 gene encoding NADP-dependent glyceraldehyde-3-phosphate dehydrogenase, which produces MAGTGVFADVIDGDVYKYYCDGEWKKSSSAKSVAIINPTTRKTQYKVQACTQEEVNKVMEIAKAAQKSWAKTPLWKRAELLHKAAAILKEHKAPIAECLVKEIAKPAKDAVTEVVRSGDLVSYCAEEGVRILGEGKFLVSDSFPGNERTKYCLTSKIPLGVVLAIPPFNYPVNLAVSKIAPALIAGNSLVLKPPTQGAVSCLHMVHCFHLAGFPKGLISCVTGKGSEIGDFLTMHPGVNCISFTGGDTGIAISKKAGMIPLQMELGGKDACIVLEDADLDLVAANIIKGGFSYSGQRCTAVKVVLVMESVADDLVEKVKARVAKLSVGPPEVDSDITPVVSESSANFIEGLVKDAKEKGATFCQEYKREGNLIWPLLLDNVRPDMRIAWEEPFGPVLPVIRISSVEEGIHHCNASNFGLQGCVFTRDINKAILIGDAMETGTVQINSAPARGPDHFPFQGIKDSGIGSQGITNSINMMTKVKTTVINLPTPSYTMG; this is translated from the exons ATGGCTGGGACTGGAGTTTTTGCAGATGTTATTGATGGAGATGTGTACAAGTACTACTGTGATGGAGAGTGGAAGAAATCTTCTTCTGCTAAAAGTGTTGCTATAATTAACCCCACTACTCGAAAGACCCAGTACAAGGTTCAAG CTTGCACACAAGAGGAGGTGAACAAGGTTATGGAGATAGCCAAAGCAGCTCAAAAATCATGGGCAAAGACTCCTCTTTGGAAACGAGCTGAGCTACTTCACAAAGCGGCTGCTATTCTCAAGGAGCACAAAGCTCCAATTGCTGAGTGTCTCGTTAAAGAAATTGCTAAACCAGCCAAAGATGCTGTCACTGAG GTTGTGAGGTCTGGAGATCTGGTGTCTTATTGTGCGGAAGAAGGGGTTAGGATTTTGGGAGAAGGGAAGTTTTTGGTTTCTGACAGTTTTCCCGGAAATGAGAGGACCAAGTATTGTCTCACTTCAAAG ATTCCTCTAGGTGTGGTATTAGCTATTCCACCATTTAACTACCCTGTCAACCTTGCTGTCTCAAAAATTGCTCCTGCACTTATAGCTGGAAACTCCCTTGTGCTCAAGCCCCCAACTCAG GGTGCTGTGTCATGTCTCCACATGGTGCACTGCTTTCACTTAGCTGGGTTTCCCAAAGGCCTTATTAGCTGTGTCACTGGGAAGGGGTCTGAGATTGGTGACTTCCTTACCATGCACCCTGGAGTAAACTGTATAAG CTTCACCGGTGGAGACACAGGTATTGCAATCTCAAAGAAGGCAGGCATGATACCTCTCCAGATGGAGTTGGGAGGAAAAGATGCATGCATTGTGCTTGAGGATGCTGATCTGGATTTGGTGGCTGCAAACATCATAAAAGGAGGCTTTTCTTACAG TGGTCAAAGGTGCACTGCTGTTAAAGTTGTTTTGGTAATGGAATCCGTTGCTGATGACCTTGTTGAGAAAGTGAAGGCCAGGGTAGCAAAACTGAGTGTTGGACCACCTGAGGTAGACAGCGATATCACTCCTGTTGTTTCCGAATCTTCAGCGAATTTCATTGAAGGATTGGTTAAGGATGCTAAAGAGAAAGGAGCAACATTTTGCCAGGAGTACAAAAGAGAGGGCAATCTTATCTGGCCTTTATTATTAGATAATGTCAGGCCTGATATGAGAATTGCATGGGAAGAGCCATTTGGACCAGTTTTACCAGTTATTAGGATTAGCTCTGTTGAAGAAGGAATCCACCACTGCAATGCCAGCAATTTTGGACTCCAG GGTTGTGTCTTCACAAGGGACATCAACAAGGCAATCCTAATTGGCGATGCAATGGAGACTGGAACCGTTCAGATAAACTCTGCACCAGCTCGTGGACCAGATCATTTCCCATTCCAG GGCATAAAAGACAGTGGCATTGGGTCACAAGGGATCACAAACAGCATTAACATGATGACCAAAGTGAAGACCACTGTTATTAACTTGCCAACTCCTTCTTACACCATGGGTTAG